One Oncorhynchus kisutch isolate 150728-3 linkage group LG13, Okis_V2, whole genome shotgun sequence DNA window includes the following coding sequences:
- the LOC109879273 gene encoding gamma-aminobutyric acid receptor-associated protein-like 1 codes for MDSQYQRSVPLEVRRAEGERVRAKHPDKIPIIVERATRSRAPDLDKKKYLVPSDLTVGQLCFLIRQRVSMRPEEALFFFVNNSLPPSSSPLSAVYEEHHEEDLFLYMTYSNESVYGA; via the exons atGGACAGTCAGTACCAGCGCTCTGTACCACTGGAGGTGAGGAGGGCAGAGGGTGAGAGGGTGCGAGCCAAGCATCCCGACAAGATACCG ATCATTGTGGAGAGGGCTACCAGGTCGAGAGCTCCTGACCTGGACAAGAAGAAGTACCTTGTGCCCTCTGACCTCACAG tGGGTCAACTGTGCTTCCTGATCCGACAACGTGTGTCTATGAGACCTGAGGAGGCTCTCTTCTTTTTCGTAAACAACTCCCTTCCCCCatccagttctcctctctctgctgtctatGAG GAGCACCATGAAGAGGACCTGTTCCTATACATGACCTACAGTAACGAGAGCGTCTACGGTGCCTGA
- the LOC109879272 gene encoding CD209 antigen-like protein A: protein MYIQFCRIGVSRGTAKLPDEANTKLSFEVKEQQEKDLQVLGNVGLYRAVCLLLSVICLVLLLVIIILCVKFPSQPQVCHGTEKGIEAKEKGSVTEKGIEAKEERFQSTEVCSLQTCQAQYLQQQSQVPACHMCDEGWLHFESSCYFLSRDRMNWDESRDECKKRGADLAVITNKTVQTFLTMKGNLMYWIGLRQRTRNWVWVNNNALGQSYWSGSNRQGDCGLLTGRDPPERSWSSTSCDQYSFYICQRGH from the exons ATGTATATACAGTTTTGCCGTATTGGAGTAAGTCGAGGGACTGCCAAATTACCAGACGAGGCAAACACAAAGTTATCGTTTGAAGTGAAGGAACAGCAAGAGAAAG ACCTGCAGGTCCTGGGGAACGTTGGTCTGTACCGCGCAGTGTGTTTACTACTGTCTGTCATCTGTCTGGTTCTACTGCTCGTCATCATCATCCTCTGTGTCAAAT TTCCATCCCAGCCTCAGGTCTGTCATGGAACTGAAAAAGGGATTGAGGCTAAAGAGAAAGGGAGTGTGACTGAAAAAGGGATTGAGGCTAAAGAGGAGAGGTTCCAGTCCACTGAGGTGTGCAGCCTGCAGACATGCCAAGCACAATACCTCCAACAACAGAGCCAGG tCCCTGCCTGCCACATGTGTGATGAAGGCTGGCTGCACTTTGAGAGCTCCTGCTACTTCCTCTCCAGAGACAGAATGAACTGGGACGAGAGCAGGGACGAGTGTAAGAAGAGAGGGGCAGATCTGGCTGTCATAACAAACAAAACAGTGCAG ACCTTTCTAACGATGAAGGGGAACCTGATGTACTGGATCGGCCTGAGACAGAGAACCAGGAACTGGGTTTGGGTCAACAACAATGCACTGGGACAGAG TTACTGGTCAGGATCCAACAGACAAGGGGATTGTGGGTTACTGACAGGAAGGGATCCTCCTGAGAGAAGCTGGAGCTCCACATCATGTGACCAGTACAGCTTCTACATCTGCCAGAGGGGACACTAA